From the Nonlabens marinus S1-08 genome, one window contains:
- a CDS encoding endonuclease, with product MRTITLFIFLLSLFGAAQAPAGYYSNADGKTGYELKTALKQIITDGYNGQSYSALIGLYQTSDNDEFYDSSQASTILDIYSENPDGADPYNYSFSENCGNVGPEGTCYNREHLFPQGRFNSQEPMRSDAHHVVPTDGQVNGQRGSFPFGEVDNPTYTSQNGSKKGPSVTPGFSGTVFEPIDEFKGDIARSLLYFSTRYEDNFNDSSWDSPDGQNDPRNGTPDQWYEDWYINLLLKWHAQDPVGDREIDRNNEVYKHQNNRNPYIDNPEYVQMIWGNGAEEVAIRGELTGTYVDTNGDNMVNLGDEIEYFYSVTNIGTVTLYNINIAGDKGSFDSSGQLDNLTPGTTSTNPFGILRYDLTQADLDSSCKCVTNQTEFNANTDPTNTGSIVSGISDDPNDIANVDTDNDGQPDDVTVTNLPFQGTGLNADELFISEYVEGTSFNKAIEIANFTGSPVDLSAYSLQKDGNGSGNWQNNTPLSGTLATGQVFVIANSQADQALQDKSDVLAGNGAALDYNGNDPVGLFKNGTLIDIVGTFGAGSNVVFGENKTLVRKPEIANPNVNFNLTAEWNSFPVNTFSDVGRHTYGNTAGEQDELLASVSIYPNPSTGVFYVKGLQESVQVIVYDVAGRKLVQKGLDHNQFFLDKSGIYFVKIQSRTIGRVFKLIVE from the coding sequence ATGAGAACTATAACCTTATTCATTTTTTTGCTTTCCCTTTTTGGAGCAGCCCAAGCACCAGCTGGTTATTATAGCAATGCTGATGGAAAAACGGGTTACGAGCTAAAAACGGCCTTAAAGCAAATTATTACCGATGGGTACAATGGGCAAAGTTATAGTGCATTAATCGGCCTCTACCAGACTTCAGATAATGACGAGTTTTACGATAGTAGTCAAGCATCCACTATTTTAGATATTTATTCAGAAAATCCAGATGGAGCAGATCCCTACAACTATTCTTTCAGTGAAAATTGTGGAAATGTTGGTCCTGAAGGAACTTGTTATAATAGAGAGCACTTATTCCCTCAAGGAAGATTTAATTCTCAAGAGCCTATGCGCAGCGATGCGCACCATGTGGTTCCAACAGACGGGCAAGTCAATGGGCAGCGAGGTAGTTTTCCTTTTGGAGAGGTAGATAATCCTACATACACATCACAGAATGGTAGCAAAAAGGGACCGTCAGTTACTCCCGGATTTTCAGGAACGGTATTCGAGCCTATAGATGAGTTTAAAGGTGACATAGCTCGCAGCCTGCTTTATTTTTCCACTCGATATGAGGATAATTTTAACGACAGTTCTTGGGACAGTCCAGATGGGCAAAATGACCCTAGAAATGGAACACCAGACCAATGGTATGAAGACTGGTACATCAATTTACTACTCAAATGGCATGCGCAAGATCCCGTAGGAGATCGAGAGATTGATCGCAACAACGAAGTTTATAAACATCAAAACAATCGCAATCCTTATATAGATAACCCAGAATACGTGCAAATGATTTGGGGTAACGGTGCAGAAGAAGTTGCTATACGAGGTGAATTAACAGGAACATATGTTGATACGAACGGCGACAACATGGTAAACTTAGGTGATGAGATAGAATATTTTTACTCAGTAACTAATATTGGAACGGTAACCTTATATAACATCAACATTGCTGGAGATAAAGGTAGTTTTGACAGTTCTGGACAATTAGATAATCTTACACCTGGAACTACAAGTACCAATCCATTTGGAATTTTAAGATACGACCTTACGCAAGCAGATTTAGACAGTAGTTGTAAATGTGTCACCAACCAAACGGAGTTTAACGCAAATACAGATCCTACCAATACAGGTTCTATAGTGAGTGGAATTAGTGATGATCCCAATGATATTGCCAATGTCGATACAGACAATGATGGTCAGCCTGATGACGTCACGGTAACTAATCTTCCTTTCCAAGGCACGGGATTGAACGCTGACGAATTGTTCATTTCAGAATATGTAGAGGGAACCAGCTTCAATAAAGCAATAGAAATTGCCAACTTTACGGGCAGTCCCGTAGATTTATCAGCATACAGCCTTCAAAAAGATGGTAATGGTAGCGGTAACTGGCAAAATAACACACCACTCTCTGGTACCCTTGCAACTGGACAAGTTTTTGTCATAGCTAACTCGCAAGCAGATCAGGCGCTACAGGATAAATCAGATGTTCTTGCAGGCAATGGTGCCGCATTAGATTACAATGGTAATGATCCCGTTGGCCTTTTCAAAAATGGAACATTAATCGATATTGTAGGAACATTTGGGGCAGGATCTAATGTAGTTTTTGGAGAGAACAAAACACTTGTCAGAAAACCTGAGATTGCAAATCCTAACGTCAACTTCAACCTTACGGCAGAATGGAATTCGTTTCCAGTAAATACGTTTTCAGATGTTGGCCGTCATACGTATGGAAACACTGCAGGAGAACAAGATGAACTTTTAGCTTCTGTTTCAATTTATCCTAATCCATCAACAGGTGTGTTCTATGTCAAAGGTTTACAAGAGTCAGTTCAAGTTATTGTTTATGATGTAGCAGGTAGGAAATTAGTGCAGAAAGGTCTAGATCATAATCAATTCTTCCTAGATAAATCTGGGATTTATTTCGTAAAAATTCAATCAAGAACTATAGGCAGAGTATTTAAACTCATTGTAGAATAA
- a CDS encoding tRNA dihydrouridine synthase, with protein MSKPFTLLSSPLQGFTDFRFRNAFHKFFGGIDTFYAPYIRFNGKLEIKSSYQRDLEPENNTVPELIPQVMTADAEEFLLAANYIRSLGYKELNWNLGCPYPMVTKRGMGSGLICNHEQIDHILERVHAETDVVVSMKMRMGYEHAGDILETFETLEKYPLKSIAIHARTGKQLYKGGVDLEAFQKCVDRAKQKLYYNGDITSVSIFKERQDRFPSIDHFMIGRGLIADPWLPYMIQNNLSAYPADRWERFREFHDTIYADYDAFLQGPTPIKMKMQGFWGYFAEQFDNPQKTMKKIKKAGGSRNYVTAVNEILNSVK; from the coding sequence ATGTCCAAACCCTTTACTCTTCTATCCTCACCTCTACAAGGTTTTACCGACTTTAGATTCCGTAATGCGTTTCATAAATTTTTTGGTGGTATTGATACGTTTTACGCGCCTTACATACGGTTCAATGGGAAATTAGAAATCAAATCTTCCTATCAACGAGATTTAGAGCCTGAGAATAATACAGTGCCAGAATTGATCCCACAAGTCATGACTGCAGATGCAGAAGAGTTTCTACTCGCTGCGAACTACATCAGGTCCTTAGGATATAAGGAATTAAACTGGAATCTAGGTTGTCCCTACCCTATGGTGACTAAGCGCGGTATGGGCTCTGGACTCATATGCAATCATGAGCAAATTGATCATATACTGGAACGAGTTCATGCAGAAACTGATGTTGTAGTTTCCATGAAAATGCGCATGGGTTACGAACATGCGGGCGATATTTTGGAAACTTTCGAAACACTTGAAAAATATCCACTTAAGAGTATAGCGATTCATGCACGCACAGGAAAACAATTGTATAAAGGCGGTGTCGATCTAGAGGCATTTCAAAAATGCGTGGATCGAGCGAAGCAAAAGCTTTACTATAATGGTGATATCACAAGCGTCAGCATTTTTAAAGAACGCCAAGATCGCTTCCCCTCTATAGATCATTTTATGATAGGTAGAGGCTTGATTGCAGACCCGTGGTTGCCATATATGATTCAAAATAATCTTTCAGCATATCCCGCAGACCGCTGGGAACGATTTAGGGAATTTCACGACACCATATATGCAGATTATGATGCCTTCTTGCAAGGGCCTACTCCTATAAAAATGAAAATGCAGGGGTTTTGGGGCTATTTTGCAGAGCAGTTTGACAACCCTCAAAAAACCATGAAGAAGATTAAAAAAGCTGGGGGTTCTCGCAACTATGTGACTGCAGTGAACGAGATTTTAAATTCTGTCAAGTAA
- a CDS encoding energy transducer TonB yields MRFYILTFCIAISTCVTAFAQMPDLNKKEIRLLNKTLKAYSAQNFEKALDLVKESMASEELEKLGLVHMLEGNIYFALEDLELAKASYLKAIQLSKPNDPAISIAQVGLARSMEKINIRKEIEAKKKFEIEKQSIKKETDSISEITAFAIIEQVPVFPGCESGTTNAEYKRCMQKGITTHVSNNFRASVAGPIGLSGRININVQFKIDKSGEIIGINAQAVHPILEEEAIRVIERLPKMQPGRQKGKPVGVIYGLPIIFDVK; encoded by the coding sequence ATGAGATTTTACATTCTTACATTTTGCATAGCTATTTCTACATGCGTTACAGCCTTTGCGCAAATGCCTGATCTCAATAAAAAAGAGATCCGATTATTGAACAAAACCTTAAAAGCTTATTCTGCTCAAAATTTTGAGAAAGCGCTGGATCTAGTCAAAGAGAGTATGGCATCTGAGGAATTAGAAAAACTTGGATTGGTTCATATGCTAGAGGGCAATATTTATTTTGCACTGGAAGATTTGGAACTTGCAAAAGCTTCGTATTTAAAAGCGATTCAATTGTCTAAGCCCAACGATCCCGCCATTTCTATCGCTCAAGTGGGCCTTGCCCGCAGCATGGAAAAAATCAACATAAGGAAAGAAATAGAAGCAAAAAAGAAGTTTGAAATAGAGAAGCAGTCCATTAAAAAGGAAACGGACAGTATTTCAGAAATTACTGCCTTTGCCATTATTGAACAAGTACCCGTGTTCCCTGGTTGTGAGTCAGGTACTACCAACGCAGAATATAAAAGATGCATGCAAAAAGGCATTACTACCCATGTTTCTAATAATTTCAGAGCTTCAGTCGCTGGCCCCATAGGATTAAGCGGCAGAATAAATATCAACGTCCAATTTAAAATTGATAAGTCTGGGGAGATCATAGGTATCAATGCCCAGGCAGTTCACCCTATTCTGGAAGAAGAAGCAATCCGAGTCATAGAGCGACTTCCTAAAATGCAGCCTGGGAGGCAAAAAGGAAAACCAGTAGGTGTAATTTATGGATTACCTATCATTTTTGACGTAAAGTAG
- a CDS encoding tetratricopeptide repeat protein: MRIFILLPLLIFFVLVEGNAQKAQIDQLMLEGNQAFQQADFQTAKSKFKAIVEKEPLNKTALFNLGALELNLGNQNGGCTWLQKAYSAGDSGSFELIKTYCNGVIESEAMFSTDVDEMPKFKYKGQWEEFRIGNKINPKYTKLFQYAFRSYDELKPVRGVIMVFQDVDNSGNIHIQTDDQQLTLKQIEILQEIFETTTSYKPATYKGINRTLKDRGILVPLSF; this comes from the coding sequence ATGAGAATATTCATACTATTACCGCTACTAATCTTCTTTGTCCTAGTTGAGGGTAATGCACAAAAAGCACAGATAGACCAGTTGATGCTAGAAGGAAATCAAGCGTTCCAGCAAGCTGATTTTCAAACAGCGAAATCAAAATTTAAGGCAATAGTTGAAAAAGAGCCGTTGAATAAGACGGCTTTGTTTAATCTGGGAGCATTAGAGCTCAATTTAGGAAATCAGAATGGCGGGTGTACATGGTTACAAAAAGCATATTCCGCTGGTGATAGTGGTTCTTTTGAATTGATCAAAACATATTGCAACGGCGTAATTGAATCAGAAGCCATGTTTTCAACAGATGTGGATGAAATGCCAAAATTTAAATACAAAGGACAGTGGGAAGAATTTAGAATTGGTAATAAAATTAACCCGAAGTATACCAAATTATTTCAATATGCATTTAGGAGTTATGACGAATTAAAGCCCGTGCGAGGCGTTATCATGGTATTTCAAGACGTAGACAATAGTGGAAACATTCATATACAGACAGATGATCAACAACTTACCTTAAAACAAATCGAAATACTCCAAGAGATATTTGAAACGACAACCTCTTACAAACCCGCTACATATAAAGGGATTAATAGAACGCTGAAAGATCGCGGAATCCTAGTTCCATTATCCTTTTAA
- a CDS encoding WD40/YVTN/BNR-like repeat-containing protein, translating into MHYRLLLALLLVLNSCKPESELKEDISPVTGIELLEISNDSLSVRALEFSGNTFWFAGNKGSYGSIIDSSKQLTKGRVIYEGNESLEFRSIAVTDNFTFILTAGNPGLIYRISHENDSLALVYKEVGETVFYDSLKFWNDNEGIAMGDPQDGCFTILMTKDGGNNWDKVPCEALPNMIEGEAAFAASNSNIAINGNHIWIVTGGAAARVWHSADKGKSWQVMESPISQGGAMTGIYAVDFYDENLGVIMGGDWNAKEINTSNKAITRDGGKTWSLLADGVGPGYSSDISFVPGTQGQELLAVGTPGIWWSSDQGENWIQLSESGFYTAAFSQMDEGVLAGNNLISSFRLIRK; encoded by the coding sequence ATGCATTACAGACTTTTACTTGCGTTACTACTAGTACTCAACTCATGCAAACCAGAATCGGAATTAAAAGAGGATATATCTCCTGTGACTGGGATTGAGCTTCTAGAGATTTCCAATGATTCTTTAAGTGTAAGAGCATTAGAATTTTCAGGAAACACCTTTTGGTTTGCCGGAAACAAAGGAAGTTATGGATCCATCATCGATAGTTCAAAGCAACTAACTAAAGGCCGAGTGATTTATGAAGGAAATGAGTCGCTGGAGTTCCGTTCTATTGCCGTCACTGATAATTTTACTTTTATTCTTACTGCTGGGAATCCTGGATTGATCTATAGAATTTCTCATGAAAATGACTCCCTAGCTCTTGTATATAAAGAAGTAGGAGAAACGGTTTTTTATGATAGTTTGAAATTTTGGAATGATAATGAAGGTATAGCAATGGGTGATCCTCAAGATGGTTGTTTTACCATTTTAATGACAAAAGATGGAGGGAATAACTGGGATAAAGTACCGTGTGAAGCATTGCCAAATATGATAGAAGGAGAAGCTGCTTTTGCTGCGAGCAATTCCAATATAGCAATTAATGGCAATCACATTTGGATCGTTACTGGCGGTGCTGCCGCCCGTGTGTGGCATAGTGCTGATAAAGGCAAAAGTTGGCAAGTCATGGAGTCTCCTATTTCACAAGGTGGAGCGATGACAGGAATCTATGCTGTTGATTTTTATGATGAGAATCTAGGTGTTATCATGGGCGGAGATTGGAATGCCAAAGAAATTAATACATCTAATAAAGCGATAACAAGGGATGGTGGTAAAACATGGAGCCTGCTGGCCGATGGAGTAGGTCCCGGTTATTCTAGTGATATTAGTTTTGTACCTGGAACACAAGGACAAGAACTTCTTGCCGTGGGAACACCTGGGATATGGTGGAGCAGTGATCAAGGAGAAAACTGGATTCAGTTAAGTGAATCAGGATTTTATACTGCTGCATTTTCTCAAATGGATGAAGGTGTACTTGCCGGAAATAATTTGATCAGTAGTTTTCGGTTGATACGTAAATAA
- a CDS encoding PadR family transcriptional regulator — MSNPSLFRGNLTAIVLQLLEAEGRMYGYEITQKVKEKTNGSLSIKEGALYPILHKLEAENFLTVEVEKVDKRIRKYYKITEAGEQERVTQLQALKEYMNTMEQLFQPKLSY, encoded by the coding sequence ATGTCAAACCCTTCCTTATTTCGTGGTAATCTTACAGCTATTGTGCTCCAATTATTGGAAGCAGAAGGCCGGATGTATGGTTATGAAATCACGCAAAAAGTCAAGGAAAAGACCAATGGATCTTTAAGTATTAAGGAAGGTGCTTTATATCCCATACTTCACAAACTAGAAGCTGAAAATTTCCTTACAGTAGAGGTAGAGAAGGTGGACAAACGCATCCGTAAATACTATAAAATCACAGAAGCTGGTGAACAAGAGCGTGTGACCCAATTGCAAGCCCTAAAAGAATACATGAATACTATGGAGCAACTGTTTCAACCTAAATTGAGTTATTGA
- a CDS encoding ABC transporter substrate-binding protein, which produces MKKGFLLLLLALIVVRCADSGEAIDETTVFRYNEHANITSLDPAFSKDQRNIWACNLIYNGLVKLDQNLEVVPDLAENWHVSEDGLLYHFELKDSLYFHENIAFAKAENATSALEVSAADVKYSLERLTDPTVASPGSWIMSNVDSISVVSENELIIKLKNPFPAFLGLLTMKYCSVIPRPERLDADYDQRSNPIGTGPFYMKRWEENVKLVLRRNDLYHEVDDEGKALPYLEAVAITFKNDKQSEFLEFAQGNLDFINALDPSYKDELLTTQGELKPAYATRVQMIKAPFLNTEYLGLQLDSNTPELQSEKIRKAINLGFDRKQMIKYLRNNIGTPANSGFIPAGLPAGGKVQGYEYDPTKARQLVSEYVSESGNPNPQITISTNANYLDLCEYIQKELEKVGIQVEVEVMPPSTLRQARSAGQLDVFRSSWIADYPDAENYLSLFYSKNFSPNGPNYTHFSDPQFDAYYENALTNPDPKEREALYIKMDSMIIDKAAIVPLYYDQSVRFISKNVHGLETNGINILDLTRVYKTN; this is translated from the coding sequence ATGAAAAAGGGTTTTCTTCTCTTATTATTAGCACTAATTGTAGTGCGCTGTGCTGATTCTGGTGAGGCGATTGATGAAACTACGGTCTTCCGTTATAATGAACATGCAAACATTACCAGTCTGGATCCTGCGTTCTCTAAAGACCAGCGCAATATTTGGGCTTGTAACCTTATCTACAATGGATTGGTAAAACTAGATCAGAATCTGGAGGTAGTGCCTGATTTGGCCGAGAATTGGCACGTCAGCGAGGATGGACTTCTATATCACTTCGAACTTAAAGATAGTCTCTATTTTCATGAGAATATCGCTTTCGCGAAAGCGGAAAACGCTACAAGTGCATTGGAAGTTTCTGCAGCTGATGTAAAATACTCTCTGGAACGATTGACCGATCCTACAGTGGCATCTCCTGGGTCTTGGATCATGAGTAACGTGGATAGCATTTCCGTAGTAAGTGAAAATGAGTTAATCATTAAGCTCAAAAACCCCTTCCCTGCTTTTTTGGGTTTATTAACCATGAAATACTGCTCTGTTATTCCTAGACCTGAACGCTTAGATGCAGATTACGATCAGCGGTCCAACCCCATAGGCACGGGACCTTTCTACATGAAGCGTTGGGAGGAAAACGTAAAATTGGTATTGCGTAGAAATGATTTATATCATGAGGTGGACGATGAAGGTAAAGCCCTTCCCTATTTAGAAGCCGTAGCTATCACTTTCAAAAATGATAAACAATCAGAATTTTTAGAATTTGCACAAGGGAATTTAGATTTTATAAACGCTCTCGATCCCAGTTATAAGGATGAATTGCTGACAACACAAGGCGAATTGAAACCTGCCTATGCAACTCGCGTTCAAATGATCAAGGCACCGTTCCTGAATACTGAATATTTAGGATTACAATTAGATAGCAACACGCCAGAACTACAAAGTGAAAAAATACGCAAGGCTATCAATCTAGGTTTTGATCGCAAGCAAATGATCAAGTATTTGCGCAATAATATAGGAACTCCCGCAAACAGCGGGTTTATCCCTGCTGGACTACCTGCAGGTGGCAAGGTTCAAGGCTACGAGTATGATCCTACAAAAGCCAGACAATTAGTTTCTGAATATGTGAGCGAATCTGGTAACCCAAACCCACAAATTACGATAAGTACAAACGCAAACTATCTGGACCTGTGTGAATACATTCAAAAAGAATTAGAGAAAGTAGGTATTCAAGTGGAGGTTGAAGTAATGCCACCTTCCACCTTAAGGCAAGCGCGAAGTGCTGGTCAATTGGACGTTTTCCGCTCCAGTTGGATTGCAGACTATCCAGACGCAGAAAATTACTTATCTCTGTTTTATTCTAAAAACTTTTCACCTAACGGGCCCAATTACACGCATTTTTCAGATCCACAATTTGATGCGTACTATGAAAACGCTTTAACTAATCCTGACCCTAAAGAACGAGAAGCTCTCTATATAAAAATGGATTCTATGATTATAGACAAGGCTGCAATTGTGCCATTGTACTATGATCAAAGTGTTAGATTTATTAGTAAAAATGTTCACGGACTTGAAACTAATGGGATCAATATTCTGGACCTAACCCGAGTTTATAAAACCAATTGA
- a CDS encoding RsmB/NOP family class I SAM-dependent RNA methyltransferase translates to MRFHHNLLQGTVDALHQIFNEGKYADQAIQKILKRDTRWGSRDRGFIAETTYDIVRYKRLYAAIANVKEPFNPADLWRLTAVWIVLKGHDVPAWEEYYNTPVRRIKGKFDELSSDLKYRESIPDWLDDLGRKELGEELWAKEMSALNKQADVVLRANTLQTDVKTLQEKLLAEEIQTTTDERFPDALILNERANVFQTDLFQNGLFEVQDAGSQTIAPYLQVESGMRAMDACAGAGGKSLHLAALMENKGQVIATDIYKGKLHELKRRARRAGAHNIETRLIDSTKVIKKLDSKIDRLLIDAPCSGLGVLRRNPDAKWKLQPEFLDEIRATQQEILQSYSRVVKPEGLMVYATCSILPSENELQVEKFLASEAGSNFELLDSQSLLAHRDGFDGFYMARLLRKN, encoded by the coding sequence ATGAGATTTCATCATAATTTACTACAAGGAACTGTCGATGCATTGCATCAGATTTTCAACGAAGGCAAATATGCCGACCAAGCTATTCAAAAAATCCTTAAAAGAGATACGCGCTGGGGCTCCAGAGACCGCGGTTTCATTGCGGAAACTACCTATGACATTGTGCGTTACAAGCGATTGTACGCTGCCATTGCAAATGTAAAAGAGCCATTTAATCCGGCAGATTTGTGGCGTTTGACGGCGGTATGGATTGTTCTTAAAGGACATGATGTACCTGCCTGGGAAGAATACTATAACACTCCCGTACGCCGTATCAAAGGAAAATTTGATGAACTGTCTTCAGATTTGAAATACCGGGAATCCATTCCAGACTGGCTTGATGACTTAGGTAGAAAAGAACTGGGAGAAGAGTTGTGGGCTAAAGAAATGTCTGCTTTGAACAAACAAGCTGATGTGGTATTGCGTGCCAACACACTACAAACAGATGTCAAAACCCTTCAAGAAAAACTTCTAGCGGAAGAAATTCAAACAACTACAGATGAGCGTTTCCCAGACGCATTGATTCTCAATGAACGGGCTAATGTTTTTCAAACCGACCTTTTCCAAAATGGCCTTTTTGAAGTTCAAGATGCTGGATCACAGACTATCGCTCCTTATTTACAAGTAGAATCAGGCATGCGTGCAATGGATGCTTGTGCCGGTGCCGGTGGAAAATCCTTGCACCTTGCAGCTTTAATGGAAAATAAGGGTCAAGTAATAGCAACCGATATTTATAAAGGAAAACTACACGAATTGAAGCGTCGAGCCCGTCGTGCTGGAGCCCATAATATTGAAACACGCTTGATTGACTCTACTAAAGTCATTAAAAAGCTGGACAGCAAGATTGATAGATTACTTATTGATGCACCATGTAGCGGTTTAGGAGTACTGCGACGCAACCCAGATGCGAAATGGAAATTACAGCCAGAATTTCTTGACGAGATCAGAGCAACTCAACAAGAGATCCTCCAATCCTATAGTCGTGTGGTAAAACCTGAAGGTTTGATGGTATATGCGACATGTTCCATTTTACCCTCAGAAAATGAATTGCAAGTAGAAAAATTTCTAGCTTCTGAAGCAGGATCAAACTTTGAATTATTGGATTCACAATCTCTTTTAGCGCACCGTGATGGGTTTGACGGATTTTACATGGCGCGCCTGCTCAGAAAGAATTAA
- a CDS encoding tetratricopeptide repeat protein — MLYRFFFVILSLMISNVYSQEKYSENKKIEKDFQKVEKLYRSQKFEKAKRLFEDIDSEDSALSPTSEIDYLLGNIEFALGNFEESRVAYYNFIKDLDSNDSRKVIGQLSLGRATARLNYFEQDKEDQLYRDSLKLAPKVKKKYNPEDYKVFERVPIYPGCELVSGNAMLKSCMQSSMNNLITSRFQKGLISSVFPYPKGRIETKFKINSEGKLEILQVKGVSPLLEIEAIRVLNTIPALSPGIQRDKPLSIIYRLPIDLTFVK, encoded by the coding sequence ATGCTTTACCGGTTTTTCTTTGTGATTCTTTCACTGATGATTTCAAATGTTTATTCACAAGAAAAATATTCTGAAAATAAAAAAATAGAAAAAGATTTTCAAAAGGTCGAAAAACTCTACCGCTCTCAAAAATTTGAAAAAGCGAAGCGACTATTTGAGGATATCGATTCAGAAGACTCCGCATTATCACCTACCTCAGAAATAGATTACTTACTAGGAAACATTGAGTTTGCTTTAGGAAATTTTGAAGAATCTAGAGTTGCTTACTACAATTTCATAAAAGATCTAGATTCAAATGATTCACGAAAGGTCATAGGTCAATTGAGCCTGGGTAGAGCTACTGCTCGTTTGAATTATTTTGAGCAGGACAAAGAGGATCAACTTTATCGAGATTCCTTAAAATTAGCACCTAAGGTCAAAAAAAAGTACAATCCAGAGGACTATAAGGTTTTTGAGCGAGTTCCTATCTATCCGGGTTGTGAACTAGTATCAGGAAACGCCATGCTCAAATCATGCATGCAATCTTCCATGAATAACTTGATAACTAGTCGATTTCAGAAAGGTCTAATAAGTTCTGTATTTCCATATCCTAAAGGACGAATTGAGACCAAGTTTAAAATTAATAGTGAAGGTAAGTTAGAAATCCTGCAAGTAAAAGGAGTGAGTCCTCTATTAGAAATTGAAGCTATAAGGGTTTTAAATACTATTCCAGCATTATCTCCAGGAATCCAAAGGGACAAACCCTTGAGTATCATTTATAGACTCCCCATCGATTTGACATTTGTAAAATGA
- the mtaB gene encoding tRNA (N(6)-L-threonylcarbamoyladenosine(37)-C(2))-methylthiotransferase MtaB: MNAVADKKSVAFYTLGCKLNFSETSTIARDFDKQGFERKEFEEAADIYVINTCSVTENADKRFKSIVKKAQKQNKDAFTIAVGCYAQLKPEELAAVDGVDLVLGATEKFKITDYIHQLSKDEPAQIHSCEIDEADFYVGSYSIGDRTRAFLKVQDGCDYKCTYCTIPLARGISRSDTMENVIENAREIAAQDIKEIVLTGVNIGDYGKGEFGNKKHEHTFLDLVTQLDQVEGIERLRISSIEPNLLKNETIELVSKSRAFVPHFHIPLQSGSNELLGKMKRRYKRELYVDRVKKIKELMPDCCIGVDVIVGFPGETDDHFMDTYKFLSDLDISYLHVFTYSERDDTEAAVMEGVVPMNVRKKRSKMLRGLSVKKRRAFYESQLGKTKTVLWEAENKEGFIQGFTENYVKVKTYYNPELVNHLQPVQLLEIDEDGTVRVDIL, from the coding sequence ATGAACGCAGTCGCAGACAAGAAATCGGTCGCATTTTATACCTTAGGTTGTAAGCTTAATTTTAGCGAGACTTCTACTATTGCTCGTGATTTTGATAAGCAAGGTTTCGAACGTAAGGAGTTTGAAGAAGCTGCTGATATTTATGTCATCAATACCTGTAGCGTAACGGAGAATGCAGACAAACGTTTTAAGTCCATAGTGAAAAAGGCTCAAAAACAAAATAAAGATGCGTTTACCATTGCGGTAGGTTGTTATGCGCAATTGAAACCAGAAGAACTAGCGGCTGTTGACGGTGTCGATTTGGTTTTAGGGGCAACAGAGAAATTCAAGATCACAGATTATATCCACCAACTTTCAAAAGATGAGCCAGCGCAAATCCACTCTTGTGAGATTGATGAGGCAGACTTTTATGTGGGAAGCTATTCGATAGGTGATCGCACCAGGGCGTTTTTAAAAGTTCAAGATGGGTGTGATTATAAATGTACGTATTGCACGATACCATTAGCGCGAGGAATCTCTCGCAGCGATACTATGGAAAATGTAATCGAAAATGCTCGCGAAATTGCCGCTCAGGACATTAAGGAAATCGTATTGACTGGCGTCAATATAGGGGACTATGGTAAAGGCGAATTTGGAAATAAAAAGCATGAGCACACCTTTTTAGACCTTGTAACCCAATTAGATCAAGTAGAAGGGATTGAACGACTTCGTATTTCTTCCATTGAACCAAATTTATTGAAGAATGAAACCATAGAATTGGTTTCAAAGTCCAGAGCTTTTGTACCTCATTTTCACATACCGTTACAGTCAGGAAGCAATGAGTTGCTGGGTAAAATGAAGCGTCGCTATAAGCGTGAACTGTATGTCGATCGAGTAAAAAAAATCAAGGAACTAATGCCCGATTGCTGCATAGGCGTTGACGTGATCGTCGGTTTTCCTGGCGAGACAGACGATCACTTCATGGATACCTATAAGTTCCTAAGCGATCTTGATATTTCATATTTGCACGTATTTACCTATTCTGAACGCGACGATACAGAGGCTGCGGTAATGGAAGGAGTTGTTCCTATGAATGTGCGCAAGAAACGCTCTAAAATGCTGCGCGGACTCTCGGTTAAAAAACGTCGTGCATTCTATGAAAGCCAACTAGGCAAAACAAAAACAGTCCTTTGGGAAGCTGAAAACAAGGAAGGCTTTATTCAAGGTTTCACAGAGAATTATGTCAAAGTAAAAACCTATTACAATCCAGAACTTGTCAATCATTTGCAGCCGGTACAATTGTTAGAGATCGATGAAGATGGTACCGTACGCGTGGATATTTTATAG